A window of Streptomyces sp. NBC_01142 genomic DNA:
AACAGCGAGCCGAAACTGCGGGCCGTGTTCGACAAGCTCACGGCCAGGTTCGGCCGCGTGCTGGTCATCGTGGACCAGCCCGCATCGATCGGCGCCCTGCCGCTCGCGGTGGCCCGGGACGCCGGCTGCCACGTGGCCTACCTGCCAGGGCTGGCGATGCGGCGGATCGCCGATTTGTATCCCGGTGAGGCCAAGACCGATGCCCGCGACGCGCACGTGATCGCGGACGCCGCCCGCACCATGCCTCACACCCTGCGGGCCCTGGAACTGGCCGACGAGACCGCGGCCCAGCTTACCGTCCTGACCGGCTTCGACCAGGACCTCGCCGCCGAGGCTACCCGCACCAGCAACCGGCTCCGCGGCCTGCTCACCCAGTTCCACCCGAGCCTGGAGCGAGTACTGGGGCCCCGCCTGGACCACCAGGCTGTGACGCACCTGCTGGAACGCTTCGGCTCGCCCGCCGCCCTGCGTAAGGCCGGACGCCGCAGGCTCGTGAACCTGATACGGCCCAAGGCCCCGCGCATGGCCGAACGCCTGGTGGACGACATCTTCGACGCGCTCGACGAACAGACCGTCGTGGTCCCGGGCACCGGCACCCTGGACGTGGTCGTGCCCTCGCTGGCCCGCTCGCTGGCCGCCGTCCACGAACAACGACGCGCTCTGGAAGCCCAGATCGGCGAGCTGCTTGAGTCGCACCCTCTTTCCCAGGTCCTGACCTCGATGCCCGGAGTCGGTGTCAGGACCGCCGCCACCTTGCTGGTCACCATCGGCGACGGCACCTCGTTCCCCACTGCCGCCCACCTTGCCTCCTACGCCGGCCTCGCCCCGGCAACGAGGTCCTCCGGATCCTCCATCCACGGCGAACACGCCCCCAGAACAGGCAACCGGCTCCTGAAACGGGCCATGTTCCTCTCCGCGTTCGCCGCCCTGCACGACCCCGCCTCCCGCACCTACTACGAACGGCAAAGAGCCCGCGGCAAGACCCACACACAGGCCTTGCTCCGCCTCGCCCGCCACCGCATCAGCGTGCTGTTCGCCATGCTCCGCGACGGCACCTTCTACGAATCCCGCACCCCCGAGACAGCCACCGCATGACCTGCTCAGGCTTGACGAAGGACATAGAGGCACCCCCCCGGACCTAAGTGTGTGCGTGTCGGGCGCTTAGAAGCTGAGCCTGTCGGGGCTCGCCTGCTCCGTCTCACACAGCGAAGAGCTCAAGCGCGCCTCAGTCTGCGTCCTTCTTGCGAAACGTGCGGCAGGCTACGACGGCCGCGACGGTGACGCCGGTGAAGATGCCGTACGGGACAGCATCGACAGGCGGGCCGGTGAAGAGCTTGAAGATGCCCATGGTGAGGAGGACGACCGCCAGCAGGGCGAGGACCGCGGTGACGGCGTCTACGCTGCGCCGCCTGTAGGTCGCGCGACGGGCGGCTAGCTCCTCGGCGACGGCTGCCCTCACGGTGTCGGACGCAAGCCCGGGCTTCGCGGGATCCGGCTGCCCGGCGCTCGTATTCTTAACCCGGGTGATGGGCACAGCGATCACCGGCTCGATCGGCGCCGGCTGAGCCGCCGTCGGATTCGCCGGCCGGATCGACCTCTTCTTGGTGTAGGCGGGTTTGGAAGTCGAACGCCGAGACGGGCAGCCCTTGGATGGGCATGACTTTCCTGCTGAACCTGACTGCTGTTGACATCGTGTGCAACGCTTGGACATGGGTGCCCCTATTTCGGATTATTCGCTGAAGAAGAGTCCGGGTGATCCGCGGATACGGCGCCAGCCTGGCCGCCGGACTCTTGGCCTCAGAAACCGAGTCCGGCGGCCGCCTTTTCACGCCCTAATAGGGCGGTGGCGGGTGGATGAGTCAGTGCGCCGCCGCGGTAGAGACCAGGCACCTGCCACCATCAGGAAGAGCAGGAAGGTGATCGTGCCGACGGCGGTCGTGCAGGCCAGCACCGCGGTGGCGAGCGCCACGAGCGACGCGAAGACCTGCCCCAAGTTGGTATACCGTTTGCTGCCCCCCGCGATGACTTTCCTGGTCGGGTTCAGATGAAAGGGTGCGTTGCATGGCGGTGTGCTGGACAGTGCCGCTAGGCAGTCCGCCCAATCGACAGACGGATACACGCCGCTACTCGTCACAGCCCCAGACATGCCTCGCTGGACGGTTTGCCTGAACTCGCCGATCCCGTTGTGGCGTTTGACGGCGCGTGGCTGCTGCCCTCCTAGGTGTCCGTCCGGCGAAGCCTCGCGTGCCCGGCGAGCGGCGCGCTCCTCGATCTCCGAGCGGACTTCGAGGTAGATCTCCCAATTGGCGGCAAGCCGGGCCTCGCGTGTGGTCGGACCGGCCGAGTACACGACGTGCTGGACTCGGTGCCTGCGGATCAGCAGCCGCAGCACCGCCTCCAGCAGTGCGGAGAATACGTTCATTCAACCCATCCCATCTCTGTGGTGTCTTGGAGGAACTTCTCCAGCTCCTCCACCGGGACGCCGGCGGCTGCCAGCATCTGGCGCGCGCGTCGGAGTGCGCCGCGGCTCCCCGACCCAGACAACGGGTGCATGCTCGACCAGCTGTGCAGCAGCTTCGTGCTCTCTTTGCTGCTGAGCTCGCACACAGCCATGCAGATGTAGGCCCGTTTCAACTTCTCCCGCAGATCGTCGACCTGCTTGAGCCAGGACATGACCTCCTCGTCGCCGGGCCGGGGGAACATGTCTTGGAGCGAGAACCAGTGCGGAGGGAGAGTCGAGTCCTCGGTGTTGACCGCGAGCGCCAAGCCCACCGCGGTGTCCACCAGATCGTCGAGGACCACGCCCATGCCCCTGTCCTCGGGTTCTGCCCCGATCAAAGGCAGGCCCAGGGTGAGAGCCTGAGTGGTGATCTCCGTGTAGTTGATCCGCGGGTGCCGAATAGAGCGGAACGTCCGCTCCCGGATGACATGCAGGTAGCGCTCGCCGATGCAGTCCCGGAGGTTGCCGGGCAGCGGCTTCTCAGCGGTGAGCCCGAGAAGCGACGGTGGTTTCCCGACGGGCGACCAGGTGCGGTCTAGTCCTTGACCGCCGATGGCCGGCGTACCGGACCAGTCGTCCTTAGGCGTCGGAACGAAGTTGCTCATCGGGGACCTCTCGGATGCCATGTTGTCGCGCGCCGGCATCTCGGTGCAGGATCCGAGAACTCCAGCTTTGGACCAGAGTGAGGCATCTCCTGAAAGGGTGTTTCATTTCAACAGATAGTCAACTTCGTTAAATACGATTTTAGTTATTACTTTTGATCACTACTGACCGATCTTGGTCGAGTAGCGGCTCCGTGCTCATCCTCCGGCCGAAGCTATGCCCTCACTTGCAGAGGTGTTTCATTTCGACGTTCTCGCTGATGGAAGCCGCCCCGCGAAGCAGCTACCACACACCAGCGTGCTTCGCCGACGGCGCCCCCGCGCGCAGCCAGCCACACGACGACGCATCAGAGCAGTTGCGGCGGCTACTACCACCCCGAGGCGAAGGCCGTTTCCAGCGGGCTCAGTTAGTTCTCGAACGCCCCGTATCAGGACCGTCACACCTGTACCGTCAGCCTCCGGGCTGGCGGAAAATTACGCATCCACACCCACAAAATTTGAGGGCAACTACGAGTAACCCGTACCAGCCCCAGCCCAGCCCGTACCGTCGCGACGCCGATGCCGAACACCCGGCCGCCGATGTTCAACTTCGCTGCCGCTAAAGTAATCTGGGCGTTGGTGCCCATCGCCACCATCAACATCGGCGCAGCGATCCCGTTCGTTGTCGCAGCCGTGAAAGGCGTGATCAAGCCGTGGATCGCGGTCGTGTACGTGGTTGCTGAAGTGCTAATCCTGGGCATCGGCACGGTGGTGGTGCGGCCTAACGAGGAGAGCCCGCTTGTTGGGTTCCCGCTGATCGCCACATCTGCCACTCACACCGCCCTGCTCGACAACGACAACTTCCGGATCTGGAAGTGACTGAGCACCATGTCGCCGGCCTCGTACCCGATGGCGTCGCCGAGATAGTGGCCTTGTGCGGCCTGACCACGAGGACGTGATTGCGTGTCCACGTCGCGGTAGCGCTTGCGGAAGGTGTCGCCCTTGCCGTCGCGGATCGAGTTGATGAACTCGTTGGTGAACTCCTCGGAGCTCACGTACCGCACCCGCGTGCCCGGGTAGAGGCTGCGCGCATAGTGCCCGATGGCGTGCAGCAGGTGCGTCTTGCCGAGCCCCGACTCCCCGTAGATGAACAGGGGGTTGTACGCCTTCGCCGGGGCCTCGGCGACCGCGACGGCCGCGGCGTGCGCGAACCGGTTGGACGCACCGATGACGAACGTGTCGAAGAGGTACTTCGCGTGCAGGCGCACGGTTCGCAGTCTGGGCTAATCGCTGGGACAGTTGGGGTCTTCTATCGGGAACACAACACAGATAGCCTCCGGAGATGAGCCTGTCGCTCGCGCTGAACCTCTTGGCTGTCCTGGTTGCTGCGGTTGCGTTGGGAACCTCCTTGGCGATGTCTCGGCGACAGCTCCGGCTCGCCCAGAACTCCAATGTGCTGCCCATCGTCATACAGCTGTTCAAGGAGACGAGAGAGCCTGACTTCTCGCAGGCCATCGAGTACGTAGCTAGGAAGTTGGCGACCGAGCATCCACCTGACAACGGGTACCGCTACCTGCCGGACAATGCAAAGCGCCCTATCCGCCGAATCAGCCTCTTCTACGACGACGTGGGAAAGCTTGTCGCTCACGGTGTCGTCGATGAGCAGATCGTCATCGGTTCGTATGGATGGAACATCGTTGCGATGTGGGATGTCTTGGCCCCCTACATCTACAGAGAGCGAGAGCTCTCCTCTAAGGCGATGCTCTATTTCGAAGATCTCGCGGCCAGGGCAAAGGCCAGGCCAATGACCGCCGTGCATGCCCAGATCGGTCTTTCCCGTTGCCCCCCGTCAGCCGGGTGATCGTCTTACCCAATGGCTCCCCA
This region includes:
- a CDS encoding IS110 family transposase, translated to MLDTGEIAVFLGLDVGKGDHHGHGLTAGGKTVYDKRLPNSEPKLRAVFDKLTARFGRVLVIVDQPASIGALPLAVARDAGCHVAYLPGLAMRRIADLYPGEAKTDARDAHVIADAARTMPHTLRALELADETAAQLTVLTGFDQDLAAEATRTSNRLRGLLTQFHPSLERVLGPRLDHQAVTHLLERFGSPAALRKAGRRRLVNLIRPKAPRMAERLVDDIFDALDEQTVVVPGTGTLDVVVPSLARSLAAVHEQRRALEAQIGELLESHPLSQVLTSMPGVGVRTAATLLVTIGDGTSFPTAAHLASYAGLAPATRSSGSSIHGEHAPRTGNRLLKRAMFLSAFAALHDPASRTYYERQRARGKTHTQALLRLARHRISVLFAMLRDGTFYESRTPETATA